In one Terriglobia bacterium genomic region, the following are encoded:
- the nrfD gene encoding polysulfide reductase NrfD → MEAREQNLLRSMLENTWRFYLWVGFLVAVLLWGLYAYIQQLRNGLIVTGMRDQISWGLYITNFVFFIGISHAGTLISAILRVTDTEWRKPITRMAEAITVFALCIGAPMVMIDMGRPDRLLNVFRYGRIQSPIIWDVLGVSTYLTGCILYFYIPMIPDLAILAKLPQISSWRRRLYRALSLGWTGTVGQKALLEKSISSMAVFIIPLAVSVHTVVSWIFAMTLRPGWNSSIFGPYFVVGAIYSGTAGVIFSMWVLRRVFRLQQYVEDLHFRKLGLLLLAFSLIYLYFNINEYLTAGYKLEGMERMLMDRLFTGDYAVLFWVAQSMCVFIPAAVMIAVLGFKRYQRYTIPGVVFSSALVIVGAWVKRYIIVVPTLRSPYLPSGQRLPWEWTHYHPSWVEWSITAAAVAGFALIYTLMAKVFPIVSMWETREQEPEIAQPEPAVVVPARWWKPGIVFPALMLAALLLWGTSANAAGPVRPKPTKVAAITAEWKTVPLAEATRVSASDESAPVGKERVSTYAGLFTLHGLLTRSPQNEPKPLPPVAVIATLRDASGAPISFKPVEFSVKTGLGNLSFGSRPTLADGKAQLIIKDRRYGSYPVQVAFRGDEEYAPADFNITVDFGARPLPSLPQTGVLITPFATPSITVPFLAFYGTMWAAFIYTFGYLILWKMRSVSQDTEPASIQTPLAASSTAALTASSTVTLSTPQALNVHHALQSNFQSK, encoded by the coding sequence CCTGCTGTGGGGGCTGTACGCCTACATCCAACAGCTGCGGAACGGGCTGATCGTCACCGGCATGCGCGACCAGATCTCCTGGGGGCTGTACATTACCAATTTCGTTTTCTTCATCGGCATCAGCCACGCGGGCACGCTGATTTCGGCCATACTGCGAGTCACGGACACCGAATGGCGGAAACCGATCACCCGCATGGCCGAGGCCATCACAGTGTTTGCGCTGTGCATTGGCGCGCCTATGGTCATGATTGACATGGGCCGGCCCGACCGGCTGCTCAACGTGTTCCGCTACGGCCGCATACAGTCGCCCATCATCTGGGATGTGCTCGGTGTGAGCACCTACCTGACCGGCTGCATCCTCTATTTCTACATCCCCATGATCCCCGACCTGGCGATTCTGGCCAAACTCCCGCAGATCTCTTCCTGGCGGCGCCGCCTGTATCGCGCGCTTTCGCTGGGTTGGACCGGGACAGTGGGACAGAAGGCGCTGCTGGAGAAGTCCATCTCCTCCATGGCCGTCTTCATTATCCCCCTGGCGGTCTCGGTGCACACGGTGGTCTCGTGGATCTTCGCCATGACCCTGCGTCCAGGATGGAACAGTAGCATCTTTGGGCCTTATTTCGTCGTGGGCGCCATCTATTCCGGGACAGCCGGCGTGATCTTCTCCATGTGGGTGCTGCGGCGCGTTTTCCGCCTGCAACAATACGTTGAGGATCTGCACTTCCGCAAACTGGGCCTGCTGCTGCTCGCGTTCTCGCTCATCTATCTGTACTTCAACATCAACGAGTACCTGACCGCCGGCTACAAGCTGGAAGGAATGGAGCGCATGCTGATGGACCGCCTATTTACTGGTGACTATGCCGTATTGTTCTGGGTCGCGCAGAGCATGTGCGTATTTATTCCGGCGGCCGTCATGATCGCCGTGCTGGGCTTCAAGCGCTATCAGCGCTATACCATACCCGGCGTGGTGTTCTCATCGGCACTGGTGATCGTGGGCGCTTGGGTGAAGCGCTACATCATCGTTGTTCCAACGCTGCGCAGCCCCTATCTGCCTTCGGGACAAAGGCTGCCCTGGGAGTGGACACACTACCATCCCAGTTGGGTGGAGTGGTCAATCACTGCGGCCGCGGTTGCCGGCTTCGCGTTGATTTACACGTTGATGGCCAAGGTGTTCCCGATCGTATCAATGTGGGAGACGCGCGAGCAGGAACCGGAGATCGCACAGCCCGAGCCCGCCGTGGTTGTGCCCGCGCGGTGGTGGAAACCGGGAATCGTGTTTCCAGCCTTGATGTTGGCGGCCCTGCTGCTTTGGGGTACAAGCGCGAACGCTGCCGGCCCAGTCCGGCCCAAGCCAACCAAAGTAGCCGCAATCACTGCGGAGTGGAAGACGGTTCCGTTGGCGGAAGCGACCCGCGTGTCCGCGTCCGACGAGAGTGCTCCTGTGGGGAAAGAACGTGTTTCGACGTACGCTGGCCTCTTCACTCTGCATGGACTGCTCACCCGCTCACCTCAAAACGAGCCGAAACCACTGCCTCCCGTGGCCGTCATTGCCACCTTGCGTGACGCGAGCGGGGCGCCCATCAGCTTCAAGCCCGTGGAGTTTTCAGTAAAGACCGGTCTCGGCAACCTTTCGTTCGGTAGCCGCCCCACACTGGCCGATGGCAAGGCGCAACTGATCATCAAAGACCGCCGCTACGGTTCCTATCCCGTGCAAGTGGCTTTCCGCGGCGATGAAGAATACGCTCCTGCAGACTTCAACATCACTGTTGATTTCGGCGCACGACCGTTGCCTTCGCTGCCTCAAACCGGTGTGTTGATCACTCCTTTCGCTACCCCGTCTATCACGGTTCCTTTTCTGGCGTTCTACGGCACCATGTGGGCGGCATTTATCTACACTTTTGGATACTTGATCCTATGGAAAATGCGCAGCGTTTCCCAGGACACAGAACCAGCATCGATCCAGACGCCGTTAGCCGCATCATCAACCGCAGCATTGACTGCGTCATCAACCGTAACATTAAGCACACCCCAGGCGCTCAATGTTCACCACGCTTTGCAGTCCAATTTCCAAAGCAAGTGA
- a CDS encoding cytochrome c, giving the protein MNRMIYVVLVLAATLAVAGFRLSASGQNMQANGGQGSAQQPGKMLIADAKPRELPTTSVQGPSWLKHLGLTVSQTQMGQVGAGGPVPATDQKPGLTTGTPAGPDNLKPIVQRLLSTFRARPEQSSEILNEKFVVTGADLYRWNCQGCHGPDGKGSTPEINSVLGPVQGTSAVLTRTRLTARGIDVDDDMINEVTEMADTSLRDRLQHGGKSMPSFEYLRADEVDALLGHLEKLAGVPPTKRDGLLVPESAARVGEHIERGTCHICHDATGPGAGHASMQQGTIPSLASIPRGHSLSGVVHQVQYGSCDVMKKTGGDVMPAYPYFTEEEIAAIYFAEYAARR; this is encoded by the coding sequence ATGAACCGGATGATCTATGTTGTTTTGGTACTCGCCGCGACCCTGGCAGTGGCCGGGTTCCGGCTTTCCGCTTCAGGGCAAAACATGCAAGCCAACGGGGGGCAGGGGAGCGCGCAGCAACCGGGAAAGATGCTGATTGCGGACGCAAAACCCCGTGAGCTCCCCACTACTTCCGTGCAGGGGCCAAGCTGGCTGAAACATCTTGGGCTCACAGTCTCACAAACTCAGATGGGCCAGGTGGGAGCAGGAGGGCCCGTTCCCGCCACCGACCAGAAGCCGGGACTTACAACGGGAACTCCTGCAGGGCCGGACAACTTGAAACCGATTGTCCAGCGATTGCTCTCGACGTTCCGCGCCCGCCCGGAACAATCTTCGGAAATCCTGAATGAAAAATTCGTGGTGACGGGAGCTGATCTTTACCGCTGGAATTGCCAGGGATGCCACGGACCCGATGGAAAAGGATCAACGCCGGAAATCAACTCGGTGCTGGGCCCCGTCCAGGGAACGTCCGCGGTATTGACGCGAACTCGCCTGACGGCGAGAGGAATCGATGTGGATGACGACATGATCAACGAGGTGACCGAAATGGCAGACACCTCCCTGCGCGACCGGCTTCAACACGGTGGAAAGAGCATGCCGTCCTTTGAGTACCTGCGCGCAGATGAAGTGGACGCTTTGCTGGGTCATCTGGAGAAGCTGGCTGGGGTCCCACCGACAAAACGTGATGGTCTTCTTGTTCCCGAATCCGCCGCCCGGGTGGGCGAGCACATCGAGAGGGGGACCTGTCACATATGTCACGACGCCACCGGTCCAGGCGCTGGACACGCGAGCATGCAGCAGGGGACCATTCCGTCACTCGCCAGCATCCCGAGAGGGCACTCTCTCAGCGGCGTTGTTCACCAGGTCCAATATGGCTCCTGCGACGTGATGAAAAAAACAGGGGGGGATGTGATGCCCGCCTACCCGTATTTCACTGAGGAAGAGATCGCGGCAATCTACTTTGCCGAATATGCGGCTCGGCGATAG